The Pyrococcus horikoshii OT3 genome includes a window with the following:
- a CDS encoding elongation factor 1-beta, whose amino-acid sequence MSDFNLVGVIRVMPTDPDVNLDELEEKLKKVIPEKYGLAKVEREPIAFGLVALKFYVLGRDEEGYSFDEVAEKFEEVENVESAEVETVSRI is encoded by the coding sequence ATGAGCGACTTCAACTTAGTTGGTGTCATTAGGGTAATGCCAACGGATCCAGACGTAAACCTTGACGAGTTAGAGGAGAAGCTTAAAAAAGTGATTCCAGAAAAGTACGGTTTGGCGAAGGTAGAGAGGGAACCAATAGCCTTTGGCTTGGTAGCTCTAAAGTTCTACGTTCTTGGAAGGGATGAGGAAGGCTATTCCTTCGATGAAGTGGCCGAGAAGTTTGAAGAAGTTGAGAACGTAGAAAGCGCTGAAGTGGAGACAGTTTCAAGGATTTAA
- a CDS encoding zinc finger domain-containing protein, with protein sequence MAEKVELKFEIPVCTSCGREITPREHATHFVCPNCGEAIIWRCETCRLLAKPYKCPKCGWEGP encoded by the coding sequence TTGGCGGAGAAGGTAGAGTTGAAGTTTGAGATACCCGTGTGCACCTCATGTGGTAGAGAGATAACACCAAGGGAGCATGCTACTCATTTCGTATGCCCAAACTGTGGCGAAGCGATAATATGGAGATGTGAAACCTGCAGATTGTTAGCAAAGCCTTATAAATGTCCTAAGTGCGGATGGGAGGGACCTTGA
- a CDS encoding geranylgeranylglycerol-phosphate geranylgeranyltransferase, protein MEPKAFVEIMRPHNCILAGIVGILGSLVAYEGIPPVQKLILIFLVVYFGCSAGNTINDYFDVEIDKINRPNRPIPRGAITRKAAFYYGVLQYFIGLIIALLLGWSAFLFALGAYFLTFVYAWKLKPLPFIGNVTVALLTAATPIYGAVGVGRIDLAGYLAICAFLVNVSREIMKDIEDFEGDKRLGARTLPIMIGKKKSGIIASIFGFLTIISSFLPVKVGIGLGYLPIIIVDIMIAKASIDVLVNPEKAGKGQKILKFATFIAVISFLLGALTREV, encoded by the coding sequence GTGGAACCCAAGGCTTTCGTTGAGATTATGAGACCCCACAACTGCATCCTAGCAGGGATCGTTGGGATACTAGGTAGCTTAGTTGCCTACGAAGGTATCCCCCCTGTTCAAAAATTGATCCTCATATTCCTGGTCGTCTACTTCGGTTGCTCAGCAGGGAATACAATAAATGACTACTTCGATGTTGAGATTGACAAGATCAATAGGCCTAATAGGCCGATACCAAGGGGGGCTATTACAAGGAAAGCGGCTTTTTACTATGGAGTGCTCCAATACTTCATTGGCCTAATAATTGCACTCCTCCTTGGATGGAGTGCATTTCTCTTCGCCCTGGGAGCTTACTTTCTAACGTTCGTATATGCCTGGAAGCTTAAGCCACTTCCATTCATAGGGAACGTCACTGTGGCACTGCTAACGGCCGCTACCCCAATTTACGGAGCAGTTGGTGTTGGAAGAATTGACCTAGCCGGATACTTGGCGATTTGCGCATTCTTAGTTAACGTTTCCAGGGAGATAATGAAGGATATAGAAGACTTCGAAGGGGATAAAAGACTCGGAGCAAGGACACTACCCATAATGATTGGTAAAAAGAAGTCCGGAATTATAGCATCGATTTTCGGATTTTTAACTATAATATCCTCGTTCCTACCCGTTAAGGTTGGAATAGGACTTGGTTATCTCCCGATAATTATCGTTGACATTATGATAGCAAAAGCGAGCATTGACGTACTAGTTAATCCCGAGAAGGCCGGAAAAGGACAGAAAATTTTGAAGTTTGCTACATTCATAGCAGTTATAAGCTTCCTATTAGGAGCATTAACTAGGGAGGTGTGA
- a CDS encoding aldehyde ferredoxin oxidoreductase family protein has translation MRGYKNRIARVNLTNGEVKYERLDDDVIRKFIGGKGLGYYIIYKEVPPGTDPLSPGNKIVFAPGGLTGLIPGSSKVITVSKSPETRLITDSSGGDAFGPKLKGHFDALIIEGKSEEPVYLYIHDGGVDILPAGELWGKGNYETARELWKKYPEASIASIGPAGERLVRIANIIYDTQRASGRGGLGAVMGSKKLKAIVVEPGEKPEVANPEEFEALWNEFYERFSTDPKYEHSRNYGTTDGLRSSASLGMSPAYNFSRPYIPEELASKLAGDEVKKYEVEPEWYIHGKSCPIKCARYIEVEYKGRKIRVKPEYESLAMLGAATGVFNLKAVAYFNWLANDLGLDSIASGNVIGWLFELVERGLISEEEIGFRVEGFGDEEAEEKLLHLMAERKGIGAVLAEGVKRACEILGRGCEFAVHVKGLEAPAWDPRGRRTYGLSYATADVGASHLRGWPSPHQLPNQGPAKDLVPSLIEGRDESYITDMLGVCKFVPYKMEDLARFYSLTTGEEWNVDKLRKVAWAVESIARIHDALDWVTPPIDDVIPPRWWEPEPEGPAKGNAAFIDYNDFIESRREFYRLRGWHEELGVPLPETLEKLGYPEFAEDARRALEVVKTRLNL, from the coding sequence ATGAGGGGGTATAAGAATAGGATCGCAAGGGTTAACCTAACCAATGGAGAGGTTAAGTATGAGAGGTTGGATGATGATGTGATAAGAAAGTTCATCGGGGGTAAGGGGCTGGGATATTACATAATATACAAGGAGGTTCCTCCAGGGACGGATCCTTTAAGCCCCGGAAATAAGATAGTCTTTGCCCCTGGGGGTTTGACCGGGTTAATTCCTGGTTCCAGTAAGGTAATAACCGTAAGCAAGAGCCCCGAGACTAGACTTATAACGGACTCAAGTGGTGGTGATGCCTTCGGCCCCAAGCTTAAGGGACACTTTGACGCCCTTATAATAGAGGGTAAGAGTGAAGAGCCCGTTTACCTATACATCCATGATGGCGGGGTTGATATCCTTCCGGCCGGAGAGCTCTGGGGAAAGGGGAACTATGAAACAGCTAGGGAACTGTGGAAGAAGTATCCTGAAGCAAGTATAGCCTCCATAGGTCCGGCCGGAGAGAGGCTCGTAAGGATAGCTAATATAATCTACGATACCCAGAGAGCCAGTGGAAGAGGTGGCCTTGGAGCGGTTATGGGGAGTAAGAAGCTTAAGGCCATAGTTGTTGAGCCAGGAGAAAAACCTGAGGTTGCTAATCCTGAGGAGTTTGAAGCCCTCTGGAATGAATTCTACGAGAGGTTTTCCACGGATCCTAAGTACGAGCACAGCAGGAATTATGGAACCACAGATGGATTAAGGAGCTCTGCATCCCTTGGAATGAGTCCAGCTTACAACTTCTCCAGGCCCTACATTCCCGAGGAGCTTGCGAGTAAGCTTGCTGGTGATGAGGTTAAGAAGTACGAGGTGGAGCCCGAATGGTACATTCACGGGAAGAGCTGTCCAATAAAATGTGCCAGGTACATAGAAGTTGAGTACAAGGGAAGGAAGATCAGGGTTAAGCCAGAGTACGAAAGCCTAGCAATGCTTGGTGCCGCCACGGGAGTTTTCAACTTAAAAGCCGTGGCCTACTTTAATTGGTTAGCAAACGACCTCGGTCTAGATAGTATAGCAAGCGGAAACGTTATTGGTTGGCTCTTTGAGCTTGTTGAGAGGGGATTGATAAGTGAAGAAGAGATAGGGTTCAGGGTAGAAGGCTTTGGCGATGAGGAAGCTGAGGAGAAGTTGCTGCACTTGATGGCGGAAAGGAAAGGTATCGGTGCGGTGCTCGCTGAGGGAGTTAAGAGGGCCTGCGAGATCCTTGGAAGGGGTTGCGAGTTCGCGGTTCACGTTAAGGGATTGGAAGCCCCGGCCTGGGATCCTAGGGGAAGAAGGACTTACGGGCTTAGCTATGCAACTGCAGATGTTGGGGCAAGTCACCTCAGGGGATGGCCAAGCCCACATCAGTTGCCAAATCAGGGACCAGCTAAGGATCTTGTTCCCTCCCTGATCGAGGGGAGGGATGAGAGCTACATAACCGACATGCTGGGCGTCTGTAAATTCGTTCCGTATAAGATGGAGGACTTAGCGAGATTCTACTCCCTGACCACTGGTGAAGAATGGAACGTTGATAAGCTGAGGAAGGTAGCCTGGGCCGTTGAGAGTATAGCTAGAATTCATGATGCACTGGACTGGGTGACTCCACCAATTGACGATGTTATCCCGCCTAGATGGTGGGAGCCGGAACCTGAGGGGCCCGCTAAGGGTAACGCTGCTTTCATAGATTACAACGACTTTATAGAGTCTAGAAGGGAATTCTATAGGCTTAGAGGGTGGCATGAGGAGCTTGGCGTTCCATTGCCTGAAACTCTAGAAAAACTGGGCTATCCCGAATTTGCTGAAGATGCAAGGAGAGCCCTGGAAGTTGTTAAAACTAGGTTAAACCTTTGA
- a CDS encoding aldo/keto reductase, which translates to MRDVKLIGSDEVTAIGMGTWGIGGYEVPDYSRDRESIEVLRYGLELGINLIDTAEFYGAGHSEELVGKAIEGFNREEIFIISKVWPSHFGYEKAKKAAKASAKRLGTYIDLYLLHWPGDSWGKIEETLHALEDLVDEGLIRYIGVSNFDLELLKRSQEAMRRYEIVANEVKYSIRDRWPETSGLLDYMKREKIALIAYTPLEKGTLARDPCLTEIGRAYGKTAAQVALNYLIWEDNVIAIPKAGRKDHVDENFGAMGWRLSREDREKARRCFS; encoded by the coding sequence ATGAGGGATGTAAAGCTAATAGGCTCGGATGAGGTTACGGCCATAGGTATGGGAACTTGGGGCATTGGGGGGTATGAAGTCCCGGATTATTCCAGGGATAGAGAGAGCATTGAGGTTCTAAGGTACGGTTTGGAGCTTGGGATTAACTTAATAGATACCGCTGAATTTTACGGTGCTGGCCACTCCGAGGAGCTCGTTGGGAAGGCTATAGAGGGTTTCAATAGGGAGGAGATATTTATAATAAGCAAGGTCTGGCCGAGTCACTTTGGCTATGAAAAAGCAAAGAAAGCAGCTAAGGCTAGTGCAAAGAGGCTCGGCACCTATATAGATCTCTACCTCCTCCATTGGCCTGGGGATAGCTGGGGGAAGATAGAGGAAACCCTCCATGCTCTTGAGGATTTGGTTGATGAAGGGTTGATAAGGTACATAGGGGTTAGCAACTTTGATTTGGAATTGCTAAAACGCTCTCAGGAGGCGATGAGGAGGTACGAGATAGTGGCCAACGAGGTCAAGTATTCAATCCGCGATAGGTGGCCGGAAACATCTGGTCTGCTCGATTACATGAAAAGGGAGAAAATTGCCCTCATAGCTTACACGCCGCTTGAAAAGGGAACCCTTGCTAGGGATCCGTGCCTCACCGAGATCGGTAGGGCTTATGGAAAGACAGCAGCTCAAGTGGCCCTTAACTATTTAATTTGGGAGGATAACGTTATAGCTATTCCAAAGGCTGGAAGAAAGGATCATGTGGATGAAAACTTTGGTGCTATGGGATGGAGGCTTTCGAGAGAGGATAGGGAAAAGGCTAGGAGGTGCTTCTCATGA
- a CDS encoding chloride channel protein, protein MLKLILVGILVGLIVGAYKVLVCLVGDLYPAISEGIRRDIRFALLWFLFTVLAIFTVEVMLKKEPAASSGGINQMYLVLHGILRYNPVKVILTKIFGSLLVIMSGFSLGRVGPSVQLGGSLAMVLGEGLIDAGIAAGVAATLEAPITGVVFTLEVFKIRPTLYKIVTLLFASVPAALVSKLMFPMRFWPSFEYSYGLFDYLLILLLGIFTGLYSSAFMQLLFKLRKFLVKRSYKFVPSLLFSWFFILLLPQVLGGGKLLLWSLMKESIVSLDILILLLILKSIHTLFSAASDAPGGLFCPSLAMGAIIGSILGKKFVVPGMVGVLAGVYKAPLTPILLMFETGVTPKVIPGLLLSSLISYLITIKTLKTE, encoded by the coding sequence ATGCTGAAGTTAATCTTAGTTGGTATTCTGGTCGGATTGATTGTAGGTGCTTATAAGGTGCTTGTATGCTTAGTTGGAGATCTATATCCGGCGATCTCAGAAGGAATAAGGAGAGATATAAGGTTTGCACTTTTATGGTTTCTCTTTACGGTACTTGCAATTTTCACTGTTGAGGTCATGTTAAAGAAAGAACCTGCAGCTTCCAGCGGGGGAATCAACCAGATGTATTTAGTATTACACGGGATCTTAAGATATAACCCTGTGAAGGTCATTCTAACTAAGATTTTTGGTTCTCTACTGGTCATTATGAGCGGGTTTTCCCTGGGGAGGGTAGGGCCCTCGGTTCAACTAGGGGGTTCCTTGGCCATGGTCTTAGGGGAAGGGTTAATAGATGCTGGGATAGCTGCGGGAGTTGCAGCGACACTTGAAGCCCCCATAACGGGAGTTGTTTTTACGCTCGAAGTGTTTAAAATTAGGCCAACGTTATACAAGATAGTTACCTTGCTCTTCGCTTCAGTTCCAGCAGCACTGGTGTCTAAGCTCATGTTTCCTATGAGGTTTTGGCCTTCATTTGAATACTCTTACGGATTGTTTGATTATCTGCTTATCCTTCTCCTTGGAATCTTTACTGGTCTTTATTCTTCAGCATTCATGCAATTGCTCTTTAAACTCAGAAAATTCCTTGTAAAAAGATCCTATAAGTTCGTTCCTTCCCTACTCTTTAGCTGGTTTTTCATCCTCCTACTACCTCAAGTCCTAGGTGGGGGTAAGCTGTTACTTTGGTCTTTGATGAAGGAAAGCATTGTAAGCTTAGATATCTTAATCCTTCTCCTTATTTTGAAATCAATCCATACATTATTTTCTGCTGCAAGCGATGCTCCTGGAGGTCTTTTCTGCCCTAGTTTAGCAATGGGTGCAATTATCGGAAGCATTTTAGGAAAGAAGTTTGTAGTTCCTGGGATGGTTGGCGTTCTGGCTGGAGTGTACAAAGCTCCCCTGACTCCGATATTATTAATGTTTGAAACTGGTGTAACTCCAAAAGTTATTCCAGGACTGTTGCTTTCATCTCTCATATCCTATTTGATCACAATAAAAACGTTAAAAACCGAGTAA
- the cobT gene encoding nicotinate mononucleotide-dependent phosphoribosyltransferase CobT: protein MKSLFLLVLGNTEISTIPGISVAGATPELTKITPVADAEYLFYEKPLTIDTIPVTPEGHPTPAIITKAARELSNFPILVVRGGTYLAPLIPHVHISNVVGRDFRREPALPEVEVIIERAKLLGKELEKIANEIVIGESTPGGTTTAQAILWALGYEAKTSSASPENPQELKEKVIKEGFKRVGIEKGGLKDKPLEALKEFGDPMIATVLGLSLGFGGDVVLAGGTQMLAVSALLKSLGEDLSRFMIATTRWVVEDPSATFIETAREIGIISYVAELDFSKSKFKGLRDYERGYVKEGVGAGGATWLAVKAGYSPEDVSKKVEELYERLMGLR from the coding sequence GTGAAGAGCTTGTTCCTTCTTGTCCTGGGAAATACGGAAATAAGCACAATTCCTGGGATAAGCGTTGCTGGAGCAACACCTGAGTTGACTAAAATAACCCCTGTTGCCGATGCGGAATACCTCTTTTATGAGAAACCCCTGACGATAGATACCATTCCCGTGACCCCAGAAGGACATCCAACTCCTGCTATAATAACCAAGGCCGCTAGAGAACTCTCAAATTTTCCGATACTCGTTGTTAGAGGGGGAACTTATCTGGCCCCTCTAATTCCTCACGTTCACATAAGTAATGTAGTTGGAAGGGATTTCAGGAGGGAACCCGCTCTCCCAGAGGTTGAGGTTATAATTGAGAGGGCTAAGTTACTTGGTAAAGAACTTGAAAAAATTGCAAATGAGATCGTCATAGGAGAATCGACTCCAGGAGGAACAACAACTGCTCAAGCAATCCTCTGGGCTTTGGGTTATGAGGCTAAGACTTCCTCAGCATCTCCGGAAAATCCTCAGGAACTTAAGGAGAAGGTTATAAAAGAGGGATTTAAGAGGGTTGGAATAGAGAAGGGTGGGCTTAAAGATAAACCACTTGAAGCCTTGAAGGAGTTTGGAGATCCAATGATCGCCACGGTTCTCGGCCTTTCCCTGGGATTCGGAGGAGATGTTGTCCTGGCCGGTGGAACTCAGATGCTGGCCGTTTCGGCCCTCCTCAAGAGCTTGGGCGAAGACTTGAGTAGGTTCATGATAGCCACAACCCGCTGGGTTGTGGAGGATCCCTCTGCGACGTTCATCGAGACTGCGAGGGAAATAGGGATCATAAGCTATGTAGCTGAGCTTGACTTCTCCAAGAGTAAGTTTAAGGGGTTAAGGGATTATGAGAGGGGCTACGTTAAGGAAGGCGTCGGAGCGGGAGGGGCAACGTGGTTAGCTGTAAAGGCTGGTTACTCTCCAGAGGATGTTAGCAAGAAAGTTGAGGAACTTTACGAGAGGCTTATGGGTCTCCGTTAA
- a CDS encoding 2,3-bisphosphoglycerate-independent phosphoglycerate mutase, whose translation MVLKRKGLLIILDGLGDRPIKELNGLTPLEYANTPNMDKLAEIGILGQQDPIKPGQPAGSDTAHLSIFGYDPYETYRGRGFFEALGVGLDLSKDDLAFRVNFATLENGIITDRRAGRISTEEAHELARAIQEEVDIGVDFIFKGATGHRAVLVLKGMSRGYKVGDNDPHEAGKPPLKFSYEDEDSKKVAEILEEFVKKAQEVLEKHPINERRRKEGKPIANYLLIRGAGTYPNIPMKFTEQWKVKAAGVIAVALVKGVARAVGFDVYTPEGATGEYNTNEMAKAKKAVELLKDYDFVFLHFKPTDAAGHDNKPKLKAELIERADRMIGYILDHVDLEEVVIAITGDHSTPCEVMNHSGDPVPLLIAGGGVRTDDTKRFGEREAMKGGLGRIRGHDIVPIMMDLMNRSEKFGA comes from the coding sequence ATGGTGCTAAAGAGGAAAGGCCTTTTAATAATTTTGGATGGACTCGGAGATAGGCCAATAAAGGAGTTAAACGGTTTAACTCCGCTGGAATATGCGAACACTCCAAACATGGATAAGCTCGCAGAGATTGGTATCTTAGGGCAACAAGATCCCATAAAGCCGGGCCAACCCGCAGGTAGCGATACTGCTCACCTGAGCATCTTCGGTTATGATCCTTACGAAACTTACAGGGGGAGGGGATTCTTTGAGGCCCTTGGAGTCGGTCTTGACCTGAGCAAGGATGACCTAGCCTTTAGAGTTAACTTCGCAACCCTCGAGAATGGAATAATAACGGATAGGAGGGCTGGAAGGATAAGCACTGAGGAAGCCCACGAGCTGGCTAGAGCTATACAGGAGGAAGTTGACATTGGCGTTGATTTCATATTTAAAGGGGCCACAGGTCACAGGGCCGTTCTCGTCCTAAAGGGAATGTCCAGGGGGTATAAGGTTGGGGATAACGATCCGCATGAAGCAGGGAAGCCTCCCCTCAAGTTCAGCTATGAGGATGAGGACAGTAAGAAGGTGGCCGAGATATTGGAGGAGTTCGTCAAAAAGGCCCAGGAGGTATTGGAGAAGCACCCCATAAACGAGAGGAGGAGGAAAGAAGGTAAGCCAATTGCCAACTACCTCCTTATCCGCGGTGCTGGCACTTATCCGAACATACCGATGAAGTTCACGGAGCAGTGGAAGGTCAAAGCTGCAGGAGTTATAGCCGTTGCATTGGTTAAAGGAGTAGCCAGGGCCGTGGGCTTCGACGTTTACACACCAGAGGGGGCTACTGGAGAGTACAATACCAATGAGATGGCGAAGGCTAAGAAAGCCGTCGAGCTTCTCAAGGATTACGACTTCGTTTTCCTCCACTTCAAGCCAACCGATGCAGCGGGTCACGACAACAAGCCCAAACTTAAGGCCGAGCTAATAGAGAGGGCCGACAGAATGATAGGTTACATCCTGGATCATGTGGATCTTGAAGAGGTAGTAATAGCGATAACAGGGGATCACTCCACGCCGTGCGAAGTCATGAACCATAGCGGCGATCCCGTCCCGCTGTTAATAGCGGGTGGAGGGGTTAGAACTGATGACACTAAAAGGTTCGGGGAAAGGGAAGCAATGAAGGGAGGGTTAGGAAGGATAAGGGGCCATGACATAGTTCCGATAATGATGGATCTTATGAACAGGAGCGAAAAATTTGGAGCTTGA
- a CDS encoding DNA cytosine methyltransferase: MGKGSEELNPSVIDLFAGAGGFSLGFKLSGFRIVSAIESFRPKAETYSINFPEAKVVVRDIKAVNPREIAEKVDVIIGGPPCEPFTAINSRRREHPRDRLYKDPIGRLVLEFIRFVRELKPKVFVMENVPQIMEVERYIRREFERAGYDVYFNVFNALDYGVPQVRRRVFISNIELKPRKIRSRKRVWDALRDIPPGAPNNEIWNPPSRIARKIPYLRWGEAGQRFGRFQNWIRLHPYKPAPTVRGNSRFIHPFEDRPLTVREQARLMGFPDYFVFLGGRNVQFDSVGEAVPPPLAKAIADFILSTIDEQNL, translated from the coding sequence TTGGGAAAAGGTAGTGAAGAGCTGAATCCCTCCGTTATAGATCTTTTTGCAGGAGCTGGGGGATTTTCTCTTGGATTTAAACTTTCTGGATTCAGGATAGTTTCTGCAATTGAAAGCTTTAGGCCAAAGGCCGAGACATACTCCATAAATTTTCCTGAGGCAAAAGTCGTTGTAAGGGATATAAAGGCTGTTAATCCCAGGGAAATTGCCGAGAAAGTTGATGTGATAATAGGAGGCCCTCCCTGCGAGCCCTTCACCGCTATAAACTCCAGGAGGAGGGAACATCCTAGGGATAGGTTGTACAAGGATCCTATAGGGAGGCTCGTTCTCGAGTTTATAAGGTTCGTCAGGGAGCTGAAGCCTAAGGTATTCGTCATGGAGAACGTTCCCCAGATAATGGAGGTTGAAAGATACATAAGGAGAGAGTTCGAGAGGGCTGGATATGACGTTTACTTCAACGTTTTTAACGCTCTAGACTACGGTGTTCCACAGGTTAGGAGGAGGGTCTTTATCTCGAACATTGAGCTTAAGCCCAGGAAGATCAGATCTAGAAAGAGGGTTTGGGATGCTCTAAGGGATATCCCTCCAGGTGCTCCAAACAATGAAATTTGGAACCCTCCCTCAAGGATAGCTAGGAAAATTCCATACCTAAGGTGGGGGGAAGCGGGCCAGAGGTTTGGGAGATTCCAGAACTGGATAAGGTTGCACCCTTACAAGCCCGCTCCAACGGTTAGGGGGAATAGCAGGTTCATTCATCCCTTCGAAGATAGGCCACTCACCGTTAGGGAACAAGCAAGGCTCATGGGATTTCCAGACTACTTCGTTTTCCTGGGTGGGAGGAACGTTCAGTTCGATAGCGTTGGGGAAGCCGTTCCTCCCCCATTAGCAAAGGCTATAGCGGATTTCATACTTTCAACTATAGACGAGCAAAACCTTTAA
- a CDS encoding DNA-directed RNA polymerase subunit L, protein MKIEVIKKEEDMLEFYLEGEDHTFANLLTEVLREDPHVKFVAYTIEHPITMARKPRFRVVTDGKVTPEKALEEAARKIFNRAKEVLDAWEKVVKS, encoded by the coding sequence ATGAAGATTGAGGTTATAAAAAAGGAAGAAGACATGCTTGAATTTTACCTGGAAGGTGAGGATCATACGTTCGCTAACCTCCTCACGGAAGTTCTTAGGGAAGATCCGCACGTTAAGTTCGTTGCTTACACGATAGAGCACCCAATAACGATGGCAAGGAAGCCAAGGTTCAGGGTTGTGACTGATGGAAAGGTAACGCCCGAGAAGGCCTTAGAAGAAGCTGCAAGGAAGATCTTTAACAGAGCTAAGGAGGTCCTGGACGCTTGGGAAAAGGTAGTGAAGAGCTGA
- a CDS encoding DUF2067 family protein, whose protein sequence is MRAKKVIVLHVKDDVEKEEFMKEIQRMNLSAFVYIHGKLNSLKVNIQGTKDEIREAIRAIREAHKRVRGRLYPDRQGLYTYYPEDIFKEASANVSVPILIKALELMGERVEVKEDYIRTSMPWKEMVELVRRLSEVTAEIALQTTRQIREVVVPVSVVYDLDPEDLLNILVDLGVAEYKEDKFKYELIKNKEQALETLLNHLKGEGDED, encoded by the coding sequence ATGAGGGCGAAGAAGGTTATAGTGCTACACGTTAAGGATGACGTTGAAAAAGAGGAGTTCATGAAAGAGATCCAGAGGATGAACCTTTCGGCCTTCGTCTATATCCATGGAAAGCTGAACTCCCTTAAGGTGAACATTCAGGGGACTAAAGATGAGATAAGGGAAGCCATAAGGGCGATTAGGGAAGCTCACAAGAGGGTTAGGGGTAGACTTTACCCCGATAGACAGGGATTGTACACTTACTACCCCGAGGATATCTTCAAGGAAGCCAGCGCTAACGTATCGGTTCCCATACTCATAAAAGCCTTGGAACTCATGGGGGAGAGGGTGGAGGTCAAGGAGGATTACATAAGGACATCTATGCCTTGGAAGGAGATGGTGGAGCTCGTAAGAAGGCTTAGCGAGGTAACAGCTGAGATAGCTCTACAAACCACGAGGCAGATAAGGGAGGTCGTAGTTCCAGTCTCGGTGGTTTACGATCTCGATCCAGAGGATCTCCTGAACATACTGGTTGACCTTGGGGTTGCTGAATACAAGGAGGATAAGTTTAAATATGAACTTATAAAGAACAAGGAGCAGGCCCTCGAGACATTGTTAAACCACTTGAAGGGTGAGGGAGATGAAGATTGA
- a CDS encoding exosome complex RNA-binding protein Csl4 has translation MEENSERKKTIKDGDFVLPGDYLGVIEEYLPGDGVIAEDGNLYSTRAGWVRINKDKIEISLEPASKVPPVPKKGDIVYARVLEVKQQAVLLKMIKIEGQEGNREIATSKLAGIHISQVKDGFVEDLRNEFKVGDIVRARVIADEKSPIQLTTKDPDLGVVYALCSKCRTPLVRKGNQLVCPKCGNVETRKISNLYRKVKI, from the coding sequence GTGGAAGAAAATAGCGAGAGAAAGAAGACTATAAAAGATGGTGATTTCGTGCTTCCCGGGGATTACCTGGGGGTAATAGAGGAATACCTTCCTGGGGATGGTGTTATAGCTGAGGATGGAAACTTATACTCTACCAGGGCCGGATGGGTTAGGATAAATAAGGATAAAATTGAGATTAGCCTGGAGCCGGCATCCAAAGTACCTCCAGTACCTAAGAAGGGGGATATAGTTTATGCAAGAGTCCTTGAGGTTAAGCAACAGGCCGTTCTTCTGAAAATGATAAAGATTGAGGGGCAGGAAGGTAATAGGGAGATAGCAACGTCAAAACTTGCTGGAATTCACATCTCCCAGGTTAAGGATGGGTTCGTTGAGGACTTGAGGAACGAGTTTAAGGTAGGAGACATAGTTAGGGCCAGGGTTATAGCTGACGAAAAAAGTCCAATACAGCTTACAACAAAGGATCCAGACCTAGGAGTTGTTTATGCTCTCTGTTCTAAGTGCAGGACTCCCCTAGTGAGGAAGGGTAACCAGCTAGTCTGTCCCAAGTGTGGAAACGTAGAGACTAGGAAAATCTCAAACCTGTATAGGAAGGTGAAGATATGA